The following is a genomic window from Desulforhopalus sp..
GGGGTCGAGGGTGGAATTCCACCATAGCAGGCAATTGCCGGAAGACCCGGCAAGCTGGGATCTGGTCATTCATTGCGGGGGCTGCATGATCACCCAGAGGGCCATGGAGGCGCGACTGGAGGTTTTTCGCAGAAACAGGATTCCAGTTCTCAACTATGGCCTCTTCCTTGCCTGGGCGCATGGGTTGTTGCCACGGGCCCTCGAACCTTTTCCAGGGCTTGTCGGCCTCTACGAAAAACAGCTGTCTGCTGGGTAGATCAATGCCCGCAAAGCTCCCGGATATTTTTCGTATACCACAAGGGCCGGTTTTGTTTGAGCAGACAAGCTGCTCAACGCAGCTTTATGTTATGCAACCTTGGCAGCGAGTTCTTTGCCGTAGGCGTGGGCGACTTTGATACCACCATCGATTTCACTGCCTTTTAGCATCAGCGGGGTGCTGACCATATTCATGCTGTAGATGTTTTTCATCGTGTCGAAGATCCGTTCCGCCGCTTCGCCACTCCAGCCAAAGGCGCCAAAGGCCCCGCCGACCTTATCCCTGAGATCGGCTTTTTCAGCGAGAAACAGGAAGGTTTTCATCCTCTGCATCATCTCGCCGTGGTAGGTCGACGAGCCGAAGGCGTAGATATCGAAACCGGCAAGGTCCGTTGCCTGCTTGATCTCGCCAACGTCTTTCAGGGTGACGGTCGCACCTGAGAATCGCAATCCTTCGGCAATAAGCTCGGCAATCTTCATGGTTTCACCGTTGCGAGTTGAGTAGACAAGAAGTGCCTGGGTCATTTGAATCCTCCTTTGAAAGATGGAAAAGATTGATACCGTTTGTCCATATCATCATGACGGGACGTTTCCAGGGTAGCTTATAATAATACGCTTGCCTATCGGGAACTATTGGTTGCAGCCGTGGGGGGATGTATTAGCGAAAAAACGTATTGT
Proteins encoded in this region:
- a CDS encoding flavodoxin domain-containing protein, whose amino-acid sequence is MTQALLVYSTRNGETMKIAELIAEGLRFSGATVTLKDVGEIKQATDLAGFDIYAFGSSTYHGEMMQRMKTFLFLAEKADLRDKVGGAFGAFGWSGEAAERIFDTMKNIYSMNMVSTPLMLKGSEIDGGIKVAHAYGKELAAKVA